CGACTGGATCGTCGTCGGACCCGGCATCAACGCGAACATCGACACGGACGCGCTGCCCGAGGGCGCGACGAGTATCCGCGACGAGGTGGGCGACGTCGACCGTCGGCGATTCGTCCAGCGGCTGTTAGAGGAGTTCGACCGCTACCGGACCGACCTCGAGGCCGTCGTCCCGGCATGGCGCGAGCTGGCGCTGACGCTTGGCCAACGAGTGCGAGTCGAGCGGGCAACGGGCGAAATCGTCGGGGAAGCCGTCGACGTTACCGAATCGGGCGCGCTCGTGATCGAGACCGAGGACGGACAGGAGACGGTCGCGGCTGGCGACTGTGAACACTTGCGGCCGGTCTGACCCGCTCCATCCAAGACTGAGAGTCGATCGGTCACTCGGCGGCGAGCTGTTTTTCGTCCGCCCGTTCCCCCGGTTCCGACGAATCGACCCGGACGGTCAACACCGGAATCGGCGCGTGTCGAACGACGCGTTCCGTGACGCTGCCGAGTAAGAGTCGATCGATGCCACCGCGGCCGTGGGTTCCCATGACGACGAGGTCGCACTCGTCGGGCTGGGCGTGCTCGACGATGACGCGACTCGGCGACCCCTCGAGCACCCTCGTTTCGACCTCGACGTCGGTCGGCGCGAGTTCTTCGACCCGCTCGACGGCCGCCTCGCCCTCCTCGCGAAGCGCACCGGCGATCCCGTCCAGCGGCGTTTCCATGGGCAGGCCGCCGTAGCCGGCCACGCTGACGACGTAGATCGCCCGAACCGTCGCATGGTGGGCCTGCGCCAGATCGAACGCGTGCTCGAGGGCGCGTTCGACCTCCGGCGACCCGTCGGTCGGGACGAGGATGCAGTCGTACATGCTATATGTGAACTTTTAACACTCGATGGTATAATAACGTTGTTGTCGTGTTCCGCCACTGTCACTCACACGAGGGAGACCGTCGAACGTGCCGCTGACCGACGCGTTCAGCCCTCGAGAACGACTTCGCGCACGTCGTCGACGCCGGCCCGACGAACCACGGCCCGGACGGGGTCGCGGGCGCCCGTGAGGTTGTCCGAGTCGCCGTCGAGAACTAGCAGCCGCGCTTTCCGATCGGGTTCGACCAGCCCGTACTCGAGTCCGGCGATTTCCGCGCCGTTGATCGTCGCCATCCGGAGGATTTCGTCGGCCGAGAGCTCGGAGAGTTTGGCGAGGAACTCCATCTCCCGGAACATCGACGGCGAGTTGAGCATCACGTTGTCCGTCCCGAGCGCGAGGGTCGTTCGCTCGTTCAGTTCCGAATACGGCGAGAGCCCGACATCTGTCACGAGATTCGATCGGGGACAGACCGCGATCGGCACCTCTTGGTCCGCGATTCGCTCGAGGTGATCCGACTCGGGGTGGACGACGTGGACCAGAAAGTCGGGCTCGAGATCCAGCGCGGGGTGGATATCGCTCGCGTCGACTTCGCCCGCGTGGATGCCGAACGGTTTACCGGCCTCCAGCGTCGCCGCTCGCTCGTCGCCGAACTCGGCGTCGTTGGCTCCGCTGGCGCCGTAGCCGTCGCCCGCGTGCATTGCGTCGATCGAGCCACGACCGAAGGCGACGGTGTCGATCTCGAGGCCCTCCACTGCGGCCTCGAGCTGTCGGACGCCCTCGACGTCGCCCTCGCGGAACTCGAGACAGGCCGCGGTGCCGGCTCGCTGCATGAACCGGAGGGATCGATGCATGGCGTCGACGAGTTCGTCGCTCGATGCCTGCCGAAGTAAGCGGTGTTTCAGCCCGTCCGGCGGGGCAACCAGGTCCTCGAGCGAGAGCCCGCGACCCGCTTCCTTGGCGATCGAGTCGCCGATGTGCGTGTGGGCGTTGACGAACGCCGGGCAGATGATATCCGAACTGCCGACCGAGGCTTCCTCGATGGCCTCGATCCGACCGTCGTCGCCGATCACGATTCGTCCCTCCACCGGTTCGAAGTCGCGGCCGCGGAGAATCGTTCCCGTTCGTTCCATACCACTGTGTTCGCCCTGCGTGCCTTCAACGGTTCGGGGTTAGACGATCGACCGGTCAGCGAGAGCCTCCACTACGCCCCTCACGTACCGGAGTGAGACGGCAACACAGGCATATCGCTCGAGCGCATCCGTGCTAGCATGAACCAGATCGAGGTGTTCGAAGAGATCGACGCCCCGCCGGAGGTCGTCTGGGACGTCCTCCTCGAGTTCGAGAGCTATCCCGAATGGAACCCGTTCGTCCGGGCGATCGAGGGTGAACCAACCGAGGGTGAACGGCTTCGGGTGCAGATCGACCCGCCGAACTCCCGCGGGATGACGTTCAAGCCGGAGGTGATCGCCGTCGAAGAGAACCGCCGACTCGTCTGGCTCGGCCGACTGGTGGTTCCCTTCGCCTTCGACGGCTACCACGAGTTCCACTTAGAGCCGATCGAGGACGGTGAGTCGAGCGAAG
Above is a window of Natronorubrum tibetense GA33 DNA encoding:
- a CDS encoding universal stress protein — its product is MYDCILVPTDGSPEVERALEHAFDLAQAHHATVRAIYVVSVAGYGGLPMETPLDGIAGALREEGEAAVERVEELAPTDVEVETRVLEGSPSRVIVEHAQPDECDLVVMGTHGRGGIDRLLLGSVTERVVRHAPIPVLTVRVDSSEPGERADEKQLAAE
- a CDS encoding amidohydrolase family protein; amino-acid sequence: MERTGTILRGRDFEPVEGRIVIGDDGRIEAIEEASVGSSDIICPAFVNAHTHIGDSIAKEAGRGLSLEDLVAPPDGLKHRLLRQASSDELVDAMHRSLRFMQRAGTAACLEFREGDVEGVRQLEAAVEGLEIDTVAFGRGSIDAMHAGDGYGASGANDAEFGDERAATLEAGKPFGIHAGEVDASDIHPALDLEPDFLVHVVHPESDHLERIADQEVPIAVCPRSNLVTDVGLSPYSELNERTTLALGTDNVMLNSPSMFREMEFLAKLSELSADEILRMATINGAEIAGLEYGLVEPDRKARLLVLDGDSDNLTGARDPVRAVVRRAGVDDVREVVLEG
- a CDS encoding SRPBCC domain-containing protein; translation: MNQIEVFEEIDAPPEVVWDVLLEFESYPEWNPFVRAIEGEPTEGERLRVQIDPPNSRGMTFKPEVIAVEENRRLVWLGRLVVPFAFDGYHEFHLEPIEDGESSEARRTRLLHRETFRGALVPLLFDQKSLEAGFASMNAAVKKRAEARVEATK